In Alkalihalobacillus sp. TS-13, the following are encoded in one genomic region:
- a CDS encoding ROK family transcriptional regulator, giving the protein MKRTGDLKLIQELNRFIILDTIRQKGPISRSDIAKLNKLSPTTVTSAVSELIRDGLVQEGGTGESKGGRKPILVRFVPDRHFIIAVSITNSHITIAEMNLEAKVSRKETYPVGTLKSSKLVDHLMTSLETFISYYLDLIPCIGISIITPGIVDPANGVIRYNPKLDLKDVPLKDIVREKFRLKTIVDNDSNALVLAEKNFGDYKDHKNLIYITVGEGLGAGIYVNGSIFRGFHGGAGEFGHISIDRNGVSCDCGNRGCLENYVNWPAIYSRILSAIARGRKTIISEKTQGDMNQVTMEIFIAALQEGDGLATEIMHEIADYLSTGIINLINLFNPDIIIIGGDVFYHDHSYLKRVETHVKENGMSILTDGLKVKPSSLGGNFELVGAAAIILNEVFQFSLAT; this is encoded by the coding sequence GCGACATTGCCAAATTGAATAAATTGAGCCCGACCACGGTTACTTCAGCTGTTTCTGAATTAATCAGGGACGGCCTTGTCCAAGAGGGAGGGACAGGGGAATCAAAAGGCGGCCGGAAACCGATATTAGTCAGGTTTGTTCCTGACAGGCACTTTATTATCGCAGTATCGATTACGAATTCCCACATAACAATCGCTGAAATGAATTTGGAAGCCAAAGTTTCGAGGAAAGAAACGTATCCAGTCGGAACATTGAAGAGTAGTAAGCTAGTCGATCACCTTATGACAAGCTTGGAAACTTTCATATCGTATTATCTTGATCTTATACCATGCATCGGCATATCCATCATCACCCCTGGTATCGTCGACCCGGCCAACGGTGTGATCCGTTACAACCCGAAATTGGACCTGAAAGACGTGCCATTGAAAGATATCGTCCGTGAAAAGTTCCGTCTTAAAACAATCGTGGATAATGATTCGAATGCACTTGTACTCGCTGAAAAAAACTTTGGTGATTACAAGGATCACAAAAACCTCATCTATATAACAGTTGGAGAGGGACTTGGTGCAGGGATCTATGTAAATGGTTCCATTTTCAGAGGATTTCATGGCGGCGCCGGCGAGTTTGGGCATATCAGCATTGATAGGAACGGTGTCAGTTGTGACTGTGGCAACCGAGGGTGTCTTGAAAACTATGTGAACTGGCCAGCGATTTATTCGAGAATTTTATCTGCCATTGCAAGAGGCAGGAAAACGATCATTTCCGAAAAGACACAAGGAGATATGAATCAAGTCACAATGGAGATCTTCATAGCGGCCCTTCAAGAGGGAGATGGGTTGGCGACAGAAATCATGCATGAAATCGCTGATTATCTATCGACAGGTATCATCAATCTGATCAACTTGTTCAACCCGGATATCATCATAATCGGAGGGGATGTGTTCTATCATGATCATTCTTATTTGAAGAGAGTGGAAACCCATGTAAAGGAAAACGGCATGTCGATTTTGACGGATGGTTTGAAGGTGAAACCGTCATCTCTCGGGGGAAATTTTGAACTTGTAGGGGCTGCAGCCATCATCCTGAATGAAGTATTTCAATTTTCTTTAGCTACTTAA